A stretch of Desulfomonilia bacterium DNA encodes these proteins:
- a CDS encoding pyridoxal phosphate-dependent aminotransferase, with amino-acid sequence MFVSLQMKGYAEKSSWIRKMFEEGVRLKQEFGTNNVFDFSLGNPDVPPREEVLAVIERLAREMNHGYMHNAGYPQVRHCIAEFVRREYGVNVSGDDIIMTCGAGGAMNVVLRSILNPGDEVITLAPYFVEYGFYVENFGGRLVVVKCSEDFMPDITNIRKAITEKTKAIIINSPNNPSGRVYPQSVLDGFKGLLDGFPGILLISDEPYRRIVFDNIKLPSVLATVPNSVVVTSASKDLSLPGQRIGYIAVNPGIPERKELIDTFIMANRILGFVNAPAIMQMVMAECIDMNIHVENYQKRRDLITGVMDDAGLTYARPEGAFYLFVKSPIEDDVEFCRALAGEKILAVPGTGFGWPGYVRFAYCTSESAITGMAPGLLNVVDRLRG; translated from the coding sequence ATGTTCGTATCACTGCAGATGAAAGGCTATGCGGAAAAATCGTCATGGATCAGGAAGATGTTCGAAGAGGGCGTAAGGCTTAAGCAGGAATTCGGGACGAACAACGTCTTTGACTTCAGCCTCGGAAATCCTGACGTACCGCCCAGGGAAGAGGTGCTGGCCGTAATAGAGCGGCTTGCCAGAGAGATGAACCATGGCTACATGCACAACGCGGGATACCCTCAGGTGAGGCACTGTATTGCGGAATTCGTCCGCCGCGAATATGGGGTTAATGTTTCCGGCGACGATATTATCATGACCTGCGGCGCGGGCGGGGCGATGAATGTCGTGCTGCGTTCGATACTCAATCCCGGCGATGAGGTCATAACACTTGCCCCTTATTTCGTAGAATATGGTTTTTATGTGGAGAACTTCGGCGGCAGACTCGTCGTTGTAAAGTGCAGTGAAGATTTCATGCCGGATATAACAAATATAAGAAAGGCAATAACAGAAAAAACAAAGGCGATAATAATCAACTCCCCCAACAATCCTTCAGGAAGGGTGTATCCCCAGTCCGTACTCGACGGGTTCAAGGGCCTGCTTGATGGATTTCCCGGCATACTGCTCATATCGGACGAGCCCTACAGGCGCATTGTCTTTGATAACATAAAGCTTCCATCCGTGCTGGCTACCGTGCCTAATTCGGTGGTGGTGACCTCCGCTTCGAAAGACCTTTCCCTTCCCGGCCAGCGCATAGGTTATATAGCGGTCAATCCGGGAATTCCCGAAAGGAAGGAACTGATCGATACGTTCATCATGGCGAACAGGATCCTTGGTTTCGTGAATGCCCCGGCAATCATGCAGATGGTTATGGCGGAATGCATCGACATGAACATTCATGTGGAAAACTACCAGAAGAGAAGAGACCTTATTACCGGTGTAATGGATGATGCAGGCCTGACCTATGCAAGACCCGAAGGCGCATTCTACCTTTTCGTGAAGTCGCCCATAGAGGACGATGTGGAGTTCTGCAGGGCGCTTGCCGGTGAAAAGATACTGGCAGTCCCGGGCACGGGCTTCGGCTGGCCCGGGTATGTGCGCTTTGCTTACTGCACTTCCGAGAGCGCAATAACAGGCATGGCGCCTGGACTTTTGAATGTTGTCGACAGGCTGAGGGGTTAG
- a CDS encoding MFS transporter yields MAKDISSIKFLLRAFSHRNYRLFFAGQGLSLIGTWMQQIAMGWLVYRITDSTFYLGLIGFTGQVPIFVFASLAGVYADRHNRRNILMITQIVSMLQSLALTILTFTGMVGVWHLIVLSSVLGIANAFDMPARQSFVIDIVEEKEDLGNAIAFNSFMFNGARLVGPSIAGIVIAYAGEGMCFLVNTLSFMTIIFALLAMKLSFKEKTAGDKSILKGLVEGYTYSFRHIPIRNILLHLCIMSFIGMPATVLMPYFARDQLHGGPGTLGLLSSFSGLGALIGVLYLASRKDTSGLTRLIAITSAIFGIGLVGFSFSASYILSMTLVFFMGFGMIVQMASCNTILQTVVQEEMRGRVMSLYAMAIAGMVPFGSLIVGMLSSKLGSPYTVLICGLSCVAASILFSIRSGRKEIHR; encoded by the coding sequence ATGGCTAAAGACATATCCAGTATTAAATTTCTGCTGAGGGCATTCAGTCACAGGAATTACCGTCTTTTCTTTGCCGGTCAGGGGCTTTCGCTCATAGGCACATGGATGCAGCAGATTGCCATGGGATGGCTTGTTTACCGCATAACGGATTCGACCTTTTATCTGGGGCTTATTGGTTTCACCGGACAGGTGCCGATATTTGTTTTTGCATCGCTGGCCGGGGTATATGCCGACAGGCATAACCGCCGCAATATCCTTATGATTACTCAGATCGTTTCCATGCTGCAATCTCTTGCACTTACAATACTGACTTTTACCGGTATGGTGGGTGTCTGGCATCTGATTGTGTTGAGTTCGGTACTGGGAATTGCAAACGCCTTCGACATGCCTGCAAGACAGTCGTTTGTAATCGACATAGTCGAGGAGAAGGAAGACCTTGGCAATGCCATTGCCTTTAATTCATTCATGTTCAACGGCGCCCGCCTGGTAGGACCTTCGATTGCCGGGATTGTCATTGCGTATGCAGGGGAGGGCATGTGCTTTCTTGTCAATACATTAAGCTTCATGACAATAATATTCGCACTTCTTGCCATGAAGCTGTCGTTCAAGGAGAAAACAGCCGGAGACAAAAGCATATTGAAAGGGCTTGTTGAAGGATATACCTACTCATTCAGGCATATACCGATCAGGAATATACTTCTTCATCTCTGTATTATGAGTTTCATCGGCATGCCCGCCACGGTTCTGATGCCTTATTTTGCACGTGACCAGCTTCACGGCGGGCCGGGCACGCTGGGTCTTCTCTCATCTTTTTCAGGCCTCGGCGCGCTTATCGGCGTTTTATACCTTGCATCAAGGAAGGACACCTCCGGATTGACCAGGCTTATAGCAATAACTTCGGCAATATTCGGGATAGGTCTGGTGGGGTTTTCCTTTTCTGCATCATATATTCTATCAATGACTCTGGTTTTTTTCATGGGCTTCGGGATGATAGTACAGATGGCCTCCTGCAACACCATCCTTCAGACGGTTGTTCAGGAGGAGATGAGGGGAAGGGTAATGAGTCTTTATGCAATGGCCATAGCAGGCATGGTGCCTTTCGGGAGTCTTATCGTGGGCATGCTCTCATCAAAGCTCGGTTCGCCGTATACGGTTCTTATCTGCGGTTTATCCTGTGTCGCTGCGTCTATCCTTTTTTCAATCAGGTCCGGGCGCAAAGAAATTCATCGATGA